The following coding sequences are from one Paenibacillus stellifer window:
- a CDS encoding C40 family peptidase, producing the protein MKKTTLIQKAIVVGVCTALGFGGVMAGGVATPTAQAASASSTASNIISFGKKFMGTPYRFGASTSTTRYFDCSSFTKYIFKKYGVDLPRTSVAQSKVGKAVSKSNLKAGDLVFFSSGARANGKNVTHVAVYIGGGKILHTYGSPGVTVSNLNAGNWKKTYLKARRVL; encoded by the coding sequence ATGAAGAAAACAACATTGATCCAAAAGGCGATTGTCGTAGGCGTATGCACCGCTCTGGGCTTCGGAGGAGTGATGGCCGGTGGAGTAGCGACTCCAACCGCACAGGCGGCTTCGGCATCTTCTACCGCTTCCAATATCATTTCGTTCGGCAAAAAATTTATGGGCACACCTTATAGATTCGGAGCTTCGACGTCCACAACCCGTTATTTCGACTGCTCTTCCTTTACGAAGTACATTTTCAAGAAATACGGCGTGGATCTTCCGCGTACATCAGTTGCTCAATCCAAGGTCGGCAAAGCCGTCTCCAAATCGAACCTTAAGGCAGGCGATCTGGTCTTCTTCTCCAGCGGCGCCCGTGCCAACGGTAAAAATGTAACACATGTTGCGGTATACATTGGCGGAGGCAAAATTCTTCATACCTACGGTTCCCCGGGGGTAACAGTTTCCAACCTTAACGCCGGCAATTGGAAAAAAACATACTTGAAAGCACGCCGCGTTCTGTAA
- a CDS encoding response regulator transcription factor, with amino-acid sequence MNENIIWYTGERARDERITAGKDEDPETIGKEISPETSLITQVLDDTGMHVLTCSQTEQLGEILKHGDASLLLVQLEDVPSWEGWRVVDTVREDGIRLPVLAVSGVRGGDAAAASLKSGANDYMTYPLHAGELAARIMNLLELAGIRSRKSVLKIGGLVLDRPRRSAVREGRNLQLTSKEFALLYYLAENCGEICTREMILRQVWGYHFHAGTNVVDVYIRHLRMKVDKGYRQKLIYTVRGAGYVIRAPETAPYS; translated from the coding sequence ATGAATGAGAACATCATCTGGTATACCGGAGAAAGGGCCCGGGATGAACGCATCACCGCCGGGAAAGATGAAGACCCGGAGACAATCGGGAAGGAAATATCTCCGGAGACATCACTGATAACTCAGGTACTGGACGATACCGGCATGCATGTTCTGACCTGCAGCCAAACGGAGCAGCTCGGTGAGATTCTGAAGCACGGAGATGCTTCACTGCTCCTCGTCCAGCTTGAGGATGTGCCAAGTTGGGAAGGATGGCGGGTCGTCGACACAGTCAGGGAAGACGGCATACGCCTCCCTGTGTTGGCCGTTTCGGGGGTGCGTGGCGGCGATGCAGCGGCAGCGTCCCTGAAGTCGGGAGCAAATGATTATATGACTTATCCGCTGCATGCGGGGGAATTGGCCGCACGGATTATGAACCTGCTCGAACTGGCAGGCATCCGCAGCCGGAAGTCCGTGCTGAAGATCGGAGGACTGGTGCTGGACCGTCCCCGCCGAAGCGCGGTGCGTGAAGGGCGAAATCTGCAGCTTACTTCCAAAGAGTTCGCCCTTCTGTATTATCTCGCCGAGAACTGCGGAGAAATCTGTACCCGCGAAATGATACTCCGTCAGGTATGGGGTTATCATTTTCACGCCGGCACGAATGTGGTCGATGTGTACATCCGGCATCTTCGGATGAAGGTTGACAAAGGATACCGGCAGAAGCTGATCTATACAGTTAGGGGTGCTGGCTATGTAATCAGGGCGCCGGAAACGGCGCCGTATTCGTAA